In Kwoniella newhampshirensis strain CBS 13917 chromosome 4, whole genome shotgun sequence, one DNA window encodes the following:
- a CDS encoding thioredoxin: MLPPLLRSARHATTSLRPAAMRTFHSTRIARDHFLDASEDTFNKRALDGSSTKPVLVDFYAAWCQPCRVLTPLLKGVTGPESGYDLMTVDVDEHPELAAKFKVTALPTVVAFKNGAVKNKFVGFRGQADIDKFLGLL; encoded by the exons ATGCTTCCACCACTGCTCCGTTCGGCTCGACATGCGACCACTTCTCTCCGACCTGCCGCTATGAGGACGTTCCACTCGACCAGAATCGCTCGAGACCATTTTCTCGATGCGAGTGAGGAC ACATTCAACAAGCGAGCATTAGACGGATCGAGCACCAAGCCTGTTCTAGTCGATTTCTACGCTGC CTGGTGTCAACCTTGTCGAGTCCTCACACCTCTGCTCAAAGGTGTGACAGGCCCCGAGTCAGGCTACGATCTCATGACAGTTGATGTGGACGAACATCCGGAGTTGGCCGCCAAGTTCAAG GTCACAGCGCTGCCGACCGTCGTTGCGTTCAAGAATGGAGCCGTCAAAAACAAGTTCG TGGGTTTCCGAGGTCAAGCGGACATCGACAAGTTCTTAGGTCTCCTTTAA